The DNA region ACAGCAAAGAGCAGTGTACAAGGCAGTCAGGTAGCAGCCAGATGTCACTGGTTATAGGTCATATCAGCTGTCAATTAATGTTAAGTCTGTGAGTAactttaaaacagattaaagtGCTCTCTGAAAGCCAGTTTCTGTACTAAGCCAAAGATTATTTGTGAGGGAAAAATCTCCTCTTTGGAATACCAAAGACCTTTGCCAGCAGAAATTCTGAAGACCACAGGTAAAGTTGACATACAACTAAGTGGAATGCAGTTAATTAGGATTATTAAATACACCtgttatttttctataaaaagaTATATTCTGAGTGGACTGGGTATAAATATACCTCGCAggacatttttggggggattttgtTATGATGCATTAACTAAaaaccaaaatgacaaaaagaggttttaaagagttttataatttgttttaattcaaccGAAACATCATATTGACAAACGTATCTAGACGATTAAATTAgtactttgttgaagcaccttcAGCAGCATTTCCAAACTTGAGTCTTCTTGGCCCTGATGTGACAAGCTTTGAAGATCTGGATTTGGGGATTTCTTGCCTGAGCTTTGAACTCTGCAGTCAGGTCCTACAACCTCATGGCTTGCTTTTTGCTCTTATGGGCATTGTCAGCTATTAGACCTCATGTAGACAGGTTGGTACCTTACCAATTTTCAATCAAGTTAATTTGCCACAGGAGGACACCAATCAAAAGTGATCTTGAGAAACAGGAGGCCCTATTTTCTGGTTCCATTGTTTTCACAGTCAGACACTTCTGTGTGTtaaattttttttgtatacCTAGTATCTCACACCCAAGGtatataattattcattttgataGCTTATTTCTGATAACCACACCATCATAGGTGAATCAATTATCAAAGgcctattttgtttttatctaaaatcatatgtaaataatgttaccgtattttccgcactatagggcgcactggattataaggcgcactgtcaatgaatggtctattttcgatcttttttcatatataaggcgcaccagactataaggcgcattaagcgaaacaaaacagtcagtcagtcaaacttcctccacttccgtaccattgattcattaatgttgaattctctcgcagctgctctattcccatgttctactgcgtgactgatagtttgaagtccgcgtcgtaagcgtgtctcttgacaggagccatgttgggtccttatacacacacactgtaatattatggtgaagcacagtatgtattactccgcgacgctcctgactacggtagccgtgatgctgctgcggtgcggctttgtagtttaccaaagtcgtactaaaacattttgacagagcgccgtgtaccacacaacaccgcttcgaggtcagtaagcacaaccagaattaatccatatataaggcgctccggattataaggcgcactgtcgttttttgagaaaattaaaggcttttaagtgcgccttatagtgcggaaaatacggtatactAACTATCATCATCATACCTCTAAGACTAACAGTCATTTGCATCTATGAATGATTTTTTGAgggatttaatttaaaacatcttGCAGCAAACAATGAATTGCCCTGTGATTTAGCAGGTTGGGCCTTAAGGAAATGGTGCTTTGGCAACAGATCCagatacatttgaaaacagCAGGCTATATTCACATTAGAGGGCTTAATGCTCAAATACGGATTTTTTGGCAATTGTGGATCCTGCTCTTGCTGCCTGGATTGTCTGCACAACTTGTACATACAGTCCAGGCCTCCTAAGCCTGTCCCTCTCAGGAGCCAAGCCCGTGGGGATGATAGTGCCTATCATACTCCTCTCCTAAGACAAAGCCCCCCAGAACTCGTGGTCCATGGCCTCATCATCAAAACAGATATATTGGCCATTGCATGTGTGCAAATGCATCCACCCTCAGGGTAGGATCATCCCTGCTGTGCCTGGAAAAAACCATAGCGGTCAGTCGGTTGGCGAACAGCTCCACTTTGCTTCGTCATGAAGATATGCGTCTCTGAGCCTCAAGCAGTTTGGGGGTGTTTGTTACGCCTGTCACAATATACTCACTGTGGCCTAATTTCTTTCACTGCAATATAAGTCCCACACCTTTATAGAAACAGTccaatcatggctagaagtgGGGATAACTagaaatgtcttttgtgcaatttaaaaatatatatatgttataaatagtcaaaaaagaaaaaaaatgcaagtttaatttctttgatgatttattttccatacaTTAAAATGGCCCAGATATGagtggaaaataaagaaaaaaataagatttctCCGTCCacacttctttaaaaaaatctgaagtgTCATgagagcattaaaaaaaatgcttgtaaTGTTAGCATAGCCGATAGATAACTGAACAAGTCAGGCTTGTGTCAAATTCATGACATCCACAAACAAACTGGGCCCAGAtattttttacagcagacatttgaCATGCCACAGCAgggaaagcacaggtgtaattaacaGCCTTAATAAAGGTCCTCTCTCTTCTGCATACCGTCTCACCCATATATAATAAACTCTTTATAAATGGTATTAGCCCCAAGGtgaaaatactgtgtgtgtgtgtgtgtgtgtgtttgttgcgtGTGTCAAGTATCTCTTGCATAAAAATGAAACCGTCTATAGACcacacataaaaatgttttttatttagtgtatTAACAAAttgtattatacattttattgacattttttttttttttttttgattcacaAACAACggcattataaaaataaaagcacatgtAACATATATTGTGATCATGGTGTTGTTTTCTTATCTGCACATCTGGAGTAATACAgtatcacatttttatttattttattacaaaaatgtgtaGTACAGCTTAAAAAAAGGAGTGAGTTTATTATTGAATGGAACGCTTAAAACAATGAGGTGTCCATCATGTGCCAGGTTAAAAGAGAGGGCCATGATagtaaaactaaaatgtgtgtttatttttgagcctgggaaataaatgtgatgggaaagtacaaacaaaaaacatgctgGTGTTGAAATGTATATATCCGTGAGATGATAACATTGCTTGGGTAATACTTCATCAGCAGAAGCTTTTGTTTACGCATGAGAGCAATTTCAAATTTGTGCAACCTATAAACATCAGTACACTGGCAACATATCAGTAGTGGGAGAGCtttaaatttatattattaattgtCAAAGTTATTATTTCcatcaggagagaaaacaaaaagaagctaTGAGGCAAGTTTGGTGAAATCCTCCTTAATTTTACAATGTTGTACAAATTTATACGAAAAGCTGACATGAGGATTTCAAATGCACTCTTGAGATCCATGACGACAGTGAAAATGTCCCCCAAATGTCCCCTTGCTCGGCTCCAGAATTGCTCTTAACCGTCATCAGGCCGGTGTGATAACTGCTCTGCCATCTGTGCACCTGGCCGCCAGCCCAATTATTAGCTACATAATTTGGTTGTTTCGTATTCCATCGAGTTGGGCTGCTTGGCACTGAAAGTCTGCAGCGCTGCCTGGATCCTGGCAACATCCGTGGTTGACAGTTTGAGCCGGTGCCGCAGCAGACAGGAGAAGAGGTCCAGAGGCTGAGCTCCAGGCGGGGAGAGCCTGTTGACTCGATCCCGGatctccagcagctgcagcaagGCAGAGTCCTGCGATCCCTGAGTGTATGGGTAGTCGAGCTGTAAAATCAAGTCCTGGATCGCTTCTGGGTCAAAGTGCATACTATAGCCATACACCTGGATGCTGTTTATCTTCATGTAGCCTAGATTTCCCCCCGGTTCCAGGTACTCCAAGGGCTCATAATATACACTTCCATTCCCGGTGCTTGAGGGCGCTCTGATCCGGCTCCGTAGGTAAAAGTGGACCGtctcaaaaaatgttttccacttGTTGCCCAAAGTCAAAGTCCAGTTGTAACAGTCATATGGACGGTCTAATTTAGTCCTCTCCCAGTCTGGGTAGTTGTTCTGTTCAATTGGCATGATCCAACTCTCAGAGTGGCTCCCCCCAAACGGATTGATATAGACAGACAGCATGGGGTCCAGAGTGCTGTTCTTGGTAAGGCAGATCTGTAGAGACATCCCCAGGAGCATGTGGACATGGTTTGACTTATATTTATTACTCTTCAGCGTCAGCAGCATCCTCTTCCTCCAAGACGGGTCGAACCAGTTATTAAGCCTGACATCGTTGCTGACAAAAATCCCGTGGATGCTGATGCGGTTGTCTCGTTTCTGCAGAAGGTAGCGTAGCTCCAGGTCCTGCAGGTCCGTCTCGAAGCCGATATAGTGATCGGTGGAGTCGGGCACTTCGTTGCGGCACACGCCCTGACTTAGCATGTAACCCGGATTACAGGTGGCGCATCGTGAGCGGTTCTCATAGGAGCAGGAGGCGCATGAGGTGCCCTCGCCCACTGTGCAGGGGATCACTCCCTGGCAGGGGGGGTGCTCGTAGGGGCAGGAGCAGCTCCTGGTTTCCTCCAGGTACCAGCCGATGTGGTTGTTCTCACTGCAGTAAATGATCGAGAGGATGTAGTTCAGCCAGTAGCTGTACGGCCTGCAACAGCAAAAAGAGCAATATTTAAGATTTGCTGCTATAGATATAtctatgtaataaaataaagtatctccaaaaataaaaaccatgcCCAGAAACAGATTAAAGGAATAATTGCAATGTCAGGAAGCAATTTTGAGTTTCGTGACAATGTTTTAAGGTACCTGAATAATAAGGAGCAAAAAAGGTTATCTTCAAACATACAGCTAAAGAAAttcaagaatgaaaaaaagtgttaatcctctgtctctgttttaatGGTTCAGTTATATGTcaagtataaatataataatataaaataatgcatttttgagTATCATTATCAAgatctctctgttttttttataccatgAAACAATTTTTGATGGCACTAAATCCTAAGATTGCAATATCATGGGTTTGCGATGATgcaaaatagaagaaaaaaatgcttaataTCTCCCTTGTCAGCTTCCCGATGAAACAATGTAGGCGAGGGCAGTATGGGTGAAGGTCAACAGTCCTCCACAGTTCTGTATCACTTTATATTCTCCAGACACTCATGCCCACTGAGCAAGTCAGACATTTCCATTCAAATCCCTTCATATATTGATACATTTACGACAGTCTGAAAAACTTCACCTTACAGAACTAAAtatgaaatgagagaaaaataatccaTAGTTATAcatttaagttaagttaaattTGGCCAATTGGCTTTATGTGATGAGCTGACAACAGAACAACTTTAATCAAATTCTGATCCCTATGTTGTTGCATTTTGATTGGTGCTGGAAATACCAAATATCGTCTTTTCCCAACACAGTGTGGTCCACTTTATGCCAATGAGAAGAGCTCAGACAAAAACACcaatacagaaataaatcatgTATAATAGTTTCATTTATTCTAAGACACAAACTTTGAATCAAAATTCCTGAGACTGTTTGTGAAAAAAGGAGCAGATGGACTGCATGACAAAAATATAATGCTGTAAATCAGTCTTTCACCGTCTTTGTTCCACATCTGTCACTTTTCTGAATCATCTCCTGTTCTCTAGCAGCGTTAGCAGTTTTGTTATTGTTCTCACACGCAGCTGCTCAATTAATTTAGGGCAAACAAAGGTGCATGTATAAGTAATCTACgctcacaaaatatttttttttttgaaggaaaaaaataaacatttgttccAACAGTTATTTGACTAAATACGAGCTGGATTCCTTAGTGTGTGCAGCACTGGGAATTTTAACTTTAATGATGAATATTAGATCAAAGCCAATAAAACTCAGCAAAGTTTCCACAACTTCCAAAGCTCAGTTTAGAGCAAATATACGAGGCATGTTTCAGCATCTCAAAATATAATCTACCTCAGTACTTATCTACACATGAATAAATACTATAAGGCAGTATTTGGTGCTAACTTTCCTTTAACAAACATTTGATGAGACACATTGATGACAAATGTCAAATGCATGTTCGTACACACAGCGCCGTCACCAAAGTGGAACAGATGGAAGTCATTTGcaagacattaaaaacaaaaccctcTCTCCAACTTGACTGATGATTGAAGAATGTGATACTTTGGACATAAAGCTCTGATTTGAAAACTGCTACAGCTATTCAGTGCTGGGTAGACACAATAGTTTTTCATTATCTAATAGaactatgtttatttttgtttgatttgatataacatatataaatgcaatttggtttgataaaacattttaatgtgacaCAATTTTAAACTCTAACTGAGGCTCCTGGATATCATCTGTATGCAGGAATTGCATATAAATGGCTAAGTTAATGTGATAATCAGCATGTAATAAGTTTACATTGTCAGAGTCCACATAACTCCAAAAgcgtggcaaaaaaaaaaaagattatgtgAGTTTTGCCTGCATTCATTACGCACTATTAAAAtgaggaaaagggagagaggtgtgtgtgtgctctagTATAGTCTGTAGAAACACAGCCACTTTCTATAAATAAGGCACTTTAATACAATATTCCAACATCAAATTCTGGTGACATTTCGTCAAAAGACAGTCAGTACATCGTGTTCACAGTTTCAATAGTACCCAGCTTCTCTGAAACTCATCAGTTCGAGTCAGTTGTGCATATCTCACACCATAGTGGAGGCTGTGCACAGCAAGAGAGAGGAAGCTGTCCTGCCATCATAAAGCGCATCGTGTCAGCAGGACATGTAAACTGTCATGGAGACGCAGTGTGCAGTGCGGGCCAAGGAGAAGCTGGGTGTTCACTCTGCAATCTGTTCATTGTCTGTCAGCTCATTTCACACTGATCAATGCATCATGCAAACTTTCTCCTTCTGCTACAGATTCAGTTTTCTCGAGTGAGCAAAACTTCTTTCTCCACTGAAGAGTCATACAATTATGTTCCATTTattaacagcaacaaaaaaaaaaacatatgttgtTTTGTGCAGCTCTATTACTGATTTCCAGACACCTTGTGTTCTCAGACAATGCAGctcaaaaccaaaaaagaatgATCTCCTTTTATTTAAAGACTGTACTAGAGTTACATTAGAAACTCCAAAATGGATTTGTGACGTCCTGTTACAAAGAATTAGATATTTTTTGTATGCTTTTTCATCTGACAAAGACCATGATGCTACATGAATAATATCTGCAGAGATATATGAtcatttcttttacaaaaagtggggggaaaaaagtgtgtaatgtcattacacacaatacaatAAGGAAATAATCTGTGGAATTGAAGAAATCATTTAATTTCTTAGGTGGCGAACAAGAAATATGTGCATTTATATGGAGCTTGTCAAAGTCAGatgtgaaaatgtcttttttgtaaagtttttaaatgatatccCAAAGTTAAAACGATtttgaaaatgcaatatttCAATTTTTCCAACCGCTTGGCTTTAAACTGcgttaatatgaaaaaaaaaaagactctccTTAGATCTTTTGAGAGCACCAGGTTATTAAACAGCAGGGTCCAAAATATCtagtatttaagtatttactATCATCACTTCCACTATATCTCATTACTATGAAAAGTACCAGCCTTTAGAATTTATCTAACGGGACAACAAGTAACTAGTacttgaaatgaaaaaacatgaaaaaacagcAGTTTATTTAAACATGCTGGACCACAAGTTACGTATGGAAATAATAGTTACATAGCCTGATATTAGCTCAACAAAGATATCCATTATTGAGTAAAGTTATGGAAATGTGGGAGTTtagttaaactgttaaaaaagattatttctTTAAACGGATAATATCACAGTTTCCCTAATGATTCATTTCTGGCTCATCCAATCGTATTGCACTGGACTGAAGGGCAGTGAGACAGTCAGAGACAAATAGGCAGGGGGGAAGAAAATGGGTTAATTTCTGGTGGGTAAAATCTTGGTGCATCTATTTACAAATAGCAACTAAtgcaatttgtttgtttagtagGCTTAAATCATTTGTAAATATCTCATGATAGTGTGCAGCAACTCTGTAGTTCACTGGCTATTCTGCTGCTGAAACAATAGAATCTGCTTTGTTGAACTAGCAATACTAAAGCAGATCAATTAGAAACTGTAGCAGCTCTTAGTTTATTATTGCATCTTGTGCGTGAATGTATGATCTGATAAGATTTCATAGGTGATTGGTAAAATGTTGGTATAAAGAATGAACAGGGATTATTTCCAGTTAGGTGGTGGGCTGCAAATAAAGTAGCTGCAAATAGTAGCTGCAAATTTAGTAGCTGCAAATAAAAATCACATAGCAGAGAATGTATATGTAGTTTTCATCTTATTCAGCTCCTAAAATAAAGCTGGCTGAAATAGCTGTACTGACTAAATCAGCTAGAAGTCGGcgtactatatgacttttttcttttaagaataATACAAGAATAGATCTACTGAGGAGAcatggaaaacttttttttgtcttgactAGTTAACCAACATGAAGGACTCCCAAACTTTGCATATTCCTTTTAAAACACTGCACACTTTAATTTCACAGGAGGATGGCTTTGATTCCCTGGATGTAAAGGAGACCTCGGCTGGGAGAGCAGCCAAGTCATCAGCTGTGACACTATAGCTCACTTCAGTAGGACCTCCGTTGAATATCAAAGCGCTTACgtattgtatatattattagCATAGTGCATAGTTGAGGGGATAACAAAGCGCTGTGCACAGAGTTggctgaagaaaataaatgagcacTGCCGTTCACCGCTTGCTTGAAAGAACTTGTGATGTGGCTGCAGgctttggattttttttcttattttcacgCATGCACAACCACACGCtggcttgcacacacacacacacacacacacacacacacacacacacacacacacacacacacacacacacacacacacacacacacacacacatcggtATTAACAGAAAAGTCAGCAGGAATACTTATCAGCTTCTCACCTCTCCCTCAGCATAATAATTTTGGGCTGAGTTCGACACCTCTTGCTGAGGGTGAAGAGCTTGTTGATGATGCGTCTCGCTTTGCTCAGGAGCTGCTGGGTGCTGAGCTCCAGCTGTTTGTAGCGCTGGTGAATGGTAGGCTCCAGCTTCCAGAAGTATTGGATGGCGGACGTGTTCAGTGCGTAGAAAGTGGGCAGCCTTCGGATGAAGTTCTGAAACTCATCTGGAAGGCAAAGGGAGATGCAAGAAGAAAATTGAAAACTTCTCCAACACAAGCCAAACTAACTCTCACACTTCCTTATTTGGCAAATCTGTCAAACCAAATGAGAGAATCACTTTGCAAGGGTCACATGGGCTGAAGAGCTGCAGGGCAAACTGGAGGTGATATTGTTTCATGCCTATGCTAATGTGAAAATGGGAGATAGTTAGTGAGCTTTTCCAGGGCTGATTCTGCTGATTAGTCTGTGATAACATATTATGAACAAGGAGTACAGAGGATAATAATCTGTATGTCAACCCTTCAGAGCTGATGTCTGCTGAAAACAATGCGCAGCAAACAGATAACATTTCTGAGGCATGCATTagcattttcatcatcattgtaATCATGATTGGTTGAATGGGAAATCGATGCAAAGCTCATCGTGgatgagaaaatgaatacaCGATTTGTAATTGGTTAACGATATCTTGATGATATAGCATCTGATTAGGAAACCAATTAAGTGTCAATGGCTTCCCTGGTGATTATGCAAGGTGTATTACAGGTTCCTATGAAATTAATAAGTTGATTAAACAGcttgtaataaaaatatattacaagGGTATTTGGAGGTCAGGACATTCTCCTGAGAAGTAAAGGAACTACACGGTGCGGCTTTCATGTGTATTCATTGGATTCCCCATATTCAGTTAGGCTGTTgcctttatatatattaatttgtaTTACCGTCCATAGGGAGTTTAATGGATAATGTAATATGTTGTCTACAAATCCCCTGAAACGATCAAAATCAGCTACAATTACTGCCTTGCGGTTGCAAACCTCCGCCAACCCATCAAGTTTGAGTTAACACTCATGCCTTtccaaaatatcatcacttcatAATTATATCCATTTAGACATTGTTTTGTGAATTTGTCATTAAAAGCATATTCATTCTgaagttatggccaaaaatgtgttctGTGAGATCACAGTGACATTCACCTTTAACCAACTAAATTGAATCAGTTCATTCTTGAATACAAGTGGACGTTTATGttaatttgaagaaattcccgcAATGCGTTCCTGAGACTTGGTATTTACAAAAATGAGATGGACATGAGGTCAAAGGGACCAACAAAATCTAATccgttcatc from Anoplopoma fimbria isolate UVic2021 breed Golden Eagle Sablefish chromosome 8, Afim_UVic_2022, whole genome shotgun sequence includes:
- the brinp3a.1 gene encoding BMP/retinoic acid-inducible neural-specific protein 3 — encoded protein: MSGPCISIRLTALMFLWKWLTLSLLQSWVSVGAGAADPVGAGFSGSTGPLGWLLSDKGPFHHSQEFVDFTERYQQGFTTKYKIYREFGRWKVNSLALERQENNGIALPLDPDFLQTIRQLGRRPSLSAITDNIIRKYGTHFLLSATLGGEESLMIFVDKRKLSRTSEVTETNGTAVTLEALHQLAASYFIDRESTLHKLHHIQIASTAIKVTETRTGPLGCSNYDNLDSVSSVLVQSPENKIHLQGLQAILPEYLRVRFVQAALSYIGCNEEGQFVCRDSDCWCQCKVDYPQCNCPELDLKAMEASVLKIRESWNMANQDFEESDEFQNFIRRLPTFYALNTSAIQYFWKLEPTIHQRYKQLELSTQQLLSKARRIINKLFTLSKRCRTQPKIIMLRERPYSYWLNYILSIIYCSENNHIGWYLEETRSCSCPYEHPPCQGVIPCTVGEGTSCASCSYENRSRCATCNPGYMLSQGVCRNEVPDSTDHYIGFETDLQDLELRYLLQKRDNRISIHGIFVSNDVRLNNWFDPSWRKRMLLTLKSNKYKSNHVHMLLGMSLQICLTKNSTLDPMLSVYINPFGGSHSESWIMPIEQNNYPDWERTKLDRPYDCYNWTLTLGNKWKTFFETVHFYLRSRIRAPSSTGNGSVYYEPLEYLEPGGNLGYMKINSIQVYGYSMHFDPEAIQDLILQLDYPYTQGSQDSALLQLLEIRDRVNRLSPPGAQPLDLFSCLLRHRLKLSTTDVARIQAALQTFSAKQPNSMEYETTKLCS